From a single Cyclobacterium marinum DSM 745 genomic region:
- a CDS encoding LytR/AlgR family response regulator transcription factor, with translation MLKAIAIDDERMALEVIKSHASKVSFITLEAAFSDGIQGLEYHSNNPVDLIFLDINMPDISGIDLMAMLPEATMVIFTTAYSEFAVKGFELNALDYLLKPFSLSRFLQACQKARDWKALQPSGEPEYIFVKTTDSQQRINFGELLYCEAAGNYVSLQLKNEKLISRMTFKELEKLLPSYFIRTHRSFMVNKNKINKIERHQVQIDEHFIPVSISYADFI, from the coding sequence ATGCTAAAAGCAATTGCAATAGATGATGAAAGAATGGCTTTGGAGGTAATCAAATCTCATGCCTCCAAGGTTTCTTTTATTACTTTAGAAGCTGCTTTTTCTGATGGCATCCAAGGACTTGAATACCATAGCAACAATCCGGTAGACCTTATATTTTTGGACATCAATATGCCTGATATTTCAGGAATTGACCTGATGGCCATGCTTCCGGAAGCTACCATGGTCATCTTTACTACTGCCTATTCTGAATTCGCCGTGAAAGGCTTTGAACTCAATGCCCTGGATTACTTGTTGAAACCATTTTCCTTGAGTCGGTTTTTACAAGCTTGCCAAAAAGCCCGAGACTGGAAGGCATTGCAACCTTCGGGTGAACCCGAATATATTTTTGTCAAAACAACGGATAGCCAACAAAGAATAAATTTTGGCGAGCTATTGTACTGTGAAGCCGCAGGAAATTATGTTAGTCTGCAATTGAAAAATGAAAAGCTAATAAGCAGGATGACTTTTAAAGAATTGGAAAAGCTACTCCCCTCCTATTTTATCCGTACCCATAGGTCCTTTATGGTCAATAAAAATAAGATTAATAAAATAGAACGGCACCAAGTTCAAATAGATGAGCATTTTATTCCGGTAAGTATATCTTATGCTGATTTTATTTAG